From the genome of Gallus gallus isolate bGalGal1 chromosome 4, bGalGal1.mat.broiler.GRCg7b, whole genome shotgun sequence:
GTAATGGCCACGAAGGGCTCAGAAGTGGCCTCTTGTTTCTCACTTAGAAAGTGGCAGGTGAAATGCCTTTGTGCCTGTGACAGTGGGTGTCTGTGCATGCCCAAGGACAACTTGAATATGTCAACAGCTGGGCACTAGCAATTTGTCTCTTCAGACTGGGCATAAATAGGGAATGTACAACCTCAACAGGCAGTACAGAAACCCCGCAGAAGCCCTGCCAAGACAAATATCCCATGCACAGGGCATGGAGGACCTACCTAGGGTACAGCATCCCTTTGGGGCATCCTCTGGTTTTGAGCATCCAGCACTGGATTAACCCATTGCTGTCGTTTACATGGTCTCAATAAATACGtgcattaatgaaaaaaaaaaaaaaatggatggactcatagaatcattaaggttggagaagattTCTGAGATCACcacatccaaccccaacccaccccaccatgcgcactgaccacgtccctcagtgccacatccccatggttctggaacacctccagggacggtgaccccaccacctccccgaGCAGCCTTTAAACTGGTGATCATGGAGTGTTATCCCGTCTGGATGAGGCTATCCTACTCTCACAAGCCTCATCccaagcagagaggaaaaccaGGGCTGAGTGACGTCTCGCTTTCCTGGAAGAGTGAGGCCAGCGCCTGGTGCAGATGTTGAAAAGCCAGCGTGGGAGAGGCTGGATGAGGAGAGTGACAGTTCTGGGCGACGCTAAGTGGCTCACAGCAGGCTCTGCTATTTGCATGGCACAAATAGTCATTTCatgattaaaaacaacaacagcaaatggGAGCTAAACCAAGATAAAACCAGAGAGCGCTGTGCAAACATTGAGGGCGACGTGAGAGCTGGCTCAGCCCACAGCTTTAACCCAATAACCCCACCAGCCCTGGATTGCACCTTACACTTTATCACCTGTTTTCTCCTGCAGGCTTCTCATCCGGCTCAGCTGCATTTCAAGAGCAAAGAGATAAAGTAAAGGGTGACAATATTTCTGCAGGCCCTGAACGGCAGAAGCAAATCCCAGCAAATCAAAAACATTTTGGGTGGGAGtttggggaaaaggaaagatgtgCTGAAAGATGAACCCCTTTGGAGCACCTGAACACTAATTACATTAACTCCTTGCTCAGCTTCTGGGGGCGAGGAGGAATGCTATGTGACCGGTCTGAGCTGGgctttaaatgtcccttccaactcaatcaattctataattctatgattctacttttGGCTAACTCCTGTTGACCAAATCCCCATTCACTGTAACTAACCAACCAGCCATACAGACTGGTGGGCTTCTTTTGTAACAAACTCACTTGCTTTTCCACCCACAGACCTTGtgatttcttcctcctttacCCACTGCACAAATGAAGACCATCCATGATGAAGCCGAGCCATCCAAAACCCACACCATCAAAGCCAGAGAGCTGATTCTCTCCCCTCACTCCAGGAATGGGAACCACCATGAAAAACAACCCACCCAAATTACATCAAAATGGGCCCATCCTAAGAACCATGAAGAAAACCCGATACCATCCCAGGCAGATGACATCTTGTCTGGTCAGAGGGCAGCTCACATGTCAGATGTCTGTAATGGCAACTTTAGCCTGGGACAGGTTTCTGAAGAGATCAACCTCAATAGCTCAGAGAAAATACCCCACCAGGACAGCAATGCAAACAGGAGCAAGAACAGGGTGTCAAAGAAAGTCTCAGCTGTGCAAAAAGTGAGAGATGAGCCCAAGGATTCCCCATCCAAAGATGTTTTCTCGTTTTGGGCCAACAAAGttaacaacagcagcaaagggaCCACCTTCCCAAAGCTACTGCAGAAGTCATTTGTGACTGCAGGAAAGTCCCCTCCAGCTCTCCTTCCCCCGAAAAGACTCAGCTTAGAAGAAGAGAATCAGACTGAAAAACCCCAAAGAAAGACCAGAAGAGATCTCTTCTCTGACACAGAAGTTTTCAGCCACGTAGACACTCATGTCCTCCATGTGAGCCAGCAGGTAGGTCCTGCAGTCCCTCAGCAGACCCATGTCCTAATATTCAACTTCTAGCATATGTTCTGATGACAAGATGGTACCTAGTGACCTCAAGGACCTGGGGGGTGAAGTTGTCCTAACTATGTCCAAAGGTCTCTATGCCAGGACATGGAGCAGGATTGTATCAGGGTTCTACCTGGAGACCCTTCTGGAAGGGTTCAATGAGGAGAGAAATGGGTCATGCGATACCCCAAGGCAGGACAGGCTGTGTTTAGCTATATGGGAACCAGTGACCAGAGTGCATAGAAAAACACACGAAGCCAGCAACAGCCACAGACAAGCTGTATCCAGCAATCTCTTTATATCTGTGGCAGCCTGAGTCTCATTTTTCTCAAGCAGGAGGCTTCAGTTGTGTCCTCATCTCAGTCTGTGCCCTGTTATATGATGCTCTCCCTTTCTGGATGCCTGGGAGCCCAGAAGGAGAGCACCAAACTCTTAATGCCCGTTACTTGaaccacacactgctgctgtaatTTCTCCCCTGGGGGCAGCACAATTTGTCTGGGCAGTGAACTCACAGCTTACACGTCAACTCATTAGTGAGAGTGAAGAGGTACAAGGAATAATTGTGCTCTTCGTTAGAGTTGAAACCTGCAATTTCTACCTAGCCCGAGGCTAATATCCTTTGGGAAGAAGGATGCTGTGGTGTTTCAGAGTCTACCTAGTCTAttaagaggagaagagagggggagggagctggaagagaggagagagaggatAATAAACAACTGAGAATGCCTGTAAGGCAGTGGGAAGCCATGGGAACAGCTTGTTTCGCTGTTTACCCAAGGCTCTTGCTGCATTAAAATCTGATGCACCTAGCCTTTTCCCCTTACATGGGATTTACAAGTGCCAAGACCAGCAACAGAGCAGTTCGCTGAGTATTGCACCTCTGGTGGCAGATGCTGCTTTGCTGATGGTGCCCCGGGAATGTAGgattttcccctctccccacgCATCTGTTCATGAGAGATTTGATGGAAGACCCCAGGCAGTACAGGTGCAGACCCGGACCCCTTTTCTGGACATCTAGGAGTAGCGTGGGGACTGTTTGAGTGCCCCCATATCAATGCCATTTGCACCAAGATGTGCCAATGGGGAAGCAGGTAGCCAGGCATCTAATGGATGagtatgttttttcttccttgggaGTAACTATCGTTACTTGTttgcccagcagctgcccagtCGTGACAACCTCATAATGGAAATGCAAGGGAACAGCAAGAGCACTGTcgttttaaaataattgctcTCTAGTcatatcttcatttttaaactcAGCAAGGAAAATATTCAGCTGTTACAAATGCGACGCTTCCCATACGCAAAGAAAGAGATTTCCAGCTTTGGTTGAGGCAGGAAAGTCATTGAGGAATGAAATAGCAGGGGCAGAAGGCTGTAGAATTGAGCTGGACTAAATATAACCCGGTGGAAGAGAAATCTActgctaaaaatatttgtgctaGCACAAAAGAGGGAAGAGCCCAGGAACGTGGATGAGTGAATAGGAGGAAAGGGGCAGAAAGGCTTTCTTTGGATTAAGAAATAGGTGAAATTGTAGTGGTAGAAGCAATTCCTTTCACCCATTTTGGGGAATCAGTTTGCTTTTACAATGTCCAGAAGAGGATCTGAGCCACAAGGATGCTTCTCTTCTGCATaaatagactcatagaatgatacaggttggaaaagacctctaagatccccaagcccaaccctaacccatccccactgaccatgtccctcagtgccacatcctcactgttcttaaatacctccagagaCAATGCACTGAGATGTTATTTGGTGTGGGGCTGGAAACCCACCTTCTCCCGTTATATGTTGCAGATTTGCACCACTGGAGAGTTATCTATGACAAGACTCTATAGacaaagaaatgggaaatgcCACCTTCATTTCCTCCAAACAGCAACTCCAGTCCTTAAGATCAAGCAtaggaaaatggagaaatgttCTACCATAAACCATATTTTTGCATTCTCAATTCTAGAGGGAGAGAAGTGAAGCTTTGGGCTTTCTGTGATGTACATTTTCCTTCCAGCAAGCCCATTGTGTCAGCAGTCACTGGCCCACAGTTATGACACCAAGGTTGCCTTTATCTCACCTGTACCCTTCATTGCAGATGAAATCGGGGCACACCAGGATGTCAGTCCAGGCCATCGTTCCTCTGATCACTGCCAAATCCCAGAGCAAACTGGAGATGGTGCGGGCCATATGGTTCTGGCTTTGCCATAACATTGGTAAGTCTGGTCCCACTGTTTCGCAGTCACGTGGTGGAGCTGAGAGCCCTTTCCTTGAATGCAGCCTCCTGGATTTTGGCTCCTCGTGTCCTGCAGGATAGATTCTACAATGTTCTTGTTGCAACCACAAATTGAAATATTCCCCTCTCAACTTTGGGAAGGTGCCTGGGATGGGAACTGGTTGCAAACTGAGAGCCTCCATTCTGAAAATGGCACCTGCTTTAAGGCACAACCTCCCACGTGGGCACCAGACCCAAATAGACACCAGTAAAGCTCTCAGCTTCAATGCATCGGAGGGCATTTCTCCAATAATGCATGCATGGTGCAAACTCAAGGAAACTGATCTATGCCTGTAGCAGTCATCTGGGGACACTGGAATCTCTGCACAATGCAGTCACTTCATGCTACTTTGCCCTACTACATCCATGTGTGCAAGACAATATGACTGTCACTGTACCTCACTTGAATGGCGCAACCACTGTTTACATGCGCTGAGAACCCAATTCCCCCAAGGCTTTAGCAATTCTTTGCTCATATGGGGAATTGTCAATATTCAATTGTCTTGAATAACGATTGGAAGAAGAGCTGTCATGGCTGCCAGGGAGGGTAGACAGAGAAACAGGGTTGGGCAAGAGAAGGAATGGGATCATTTTGGAAATAATAAGTCCTTACGTTGGCCTGAAATTGGGTGGTATTCTCCCTTTCCTAGAATATGATGTGGATGGCTTCCTTGGGCTCTCTGAGAAGATCCACATGCCAGAGCAGGTCCTgcagacagggagagctgtgtgttCTGGCTATGCTCATTTATGCTGCGAAATGTGCAGGTAAAACTCACCTTGtgctttctcctcctgccccctTGAAGATATGAGAGAGGAACATAAAGATAGGATGGGCACCGCCCCACAACTGGCATAGAATTATAGagtatcccaagttggaaggagcCAGTAAGGGAGTAAGGGTCACTGTGTCCAACCCTTGGCTCCACACcggaccacccaaaaatcataCCCACGTATCTGAGAGCAATGTTCAGATAGTTTTGAACTCCAGCAGAtgctgaaaccatttccccacCATGTCCttgggcacagcagctgcctcccCTCTTTTCTGCTTGGATGGAGGGGCAGACATCTGTTTGGCAGATCAACCACAATCAGAGATACAAGGAATGAGGGTTTGGAATGAGCAGGAAGGTTGCTGAAGTGTGAATTTGGCCAACATCTGGCACAAGAGGAGCAATGCCTTGGCTTTAAGGAGGTTATACTTACCATGGAAGTCGGGATGGTTTCCAAAAATCAAGCACCAGGCAGTGATTGGTGTGTGATTACCTCCCCTACTTTCTCTCCATGGCAGGGAGGCAGGTCTGAGCAGCGTGGAGATCCCAGGGTTCAGCCGAGGACCGTGTGCCCGTGGAggtcggcagtgccagcagcagaagagcagccaCATGTGGAACGCAGTGCAGCTGGAAGGACAGTGGTGGTTCCTGGATGCCTGCTGGGGCGCGGGCACTGTGGACACAGAGAGCAGGTTGTTCGTGCCCAGGTGAGACAACCTCTCCCCCAGCACCTCTGGAGACATGTTCCTCAACACAAATGGACAAGGCTCAATACCCGACCTTGGAGAAGGCCATCCCAAACCTTCCTGTAGACCCTTATCAGAATTGCCAGGCCTTGAGCTCTCATTTCAGGTACATCCCCAGACACCGCTTGCAGATGGTCCACTTTTGACCACAGTGGTTGCTCGGGAACCTCGTGCAAAAACAGTCTACACATAACACCTATTACATGCAATGCCTTActtcctgagctgtgctggcaaCTTCCCAGGTGATAGCCACCTCCACTCCCCACCAACTTATTTTCATCCGTGGTGAGTGTCACTTTTGACATAACAAATCCTTGTTTTTACAGCAACTTTGCTCTGATGTGGCTCCGCACATAATTACTTGAGATTTCTTAGCCCATGCTAAGCAAATAATGACTCTCACGGAGGTTATTTGTACAATTTAATAATTTCCATTAACTACATTATGGGATTGACgtttttgattctttttttctccctaataATGCATAACAAAATAATTGTGGAATTTCTAGTAGGTAATTATCTTGCTGAGAATAGTTTATAATGCCAGTGAGTATGGGCTGCTTTTAACTGAGCAGAAGCAGACTAAAACATCACCTATGGCAACAGGCAGAGATAAATAACAGCTTCTTGTGGGTCCATCCCCTGCGGGATCTGGTCCAGGCTGGGCAGGCTGAACGTCAACGTTCTCAGAACCATCAGATCAACAGACACTACAAGGCTTCCCACCATGAACCCAACACAAGGGTGAAGGTTGACCCACTCAGCAAATGCCTAAGTAGAGGTGGTACCTTGAATGTGCTCAATCTGACCTTCTACTtgtgatgcatttttcttcaaaacaaaacaaaatacgGGTAAACTCTTGGAAGAGGTCACAGGACTGGTTATGTGGAAAGCAAGACTATCAACCACTATAACGTAGTTAGTCTGGAAAGTCTAAATGAAAGCTTGGCCCTTCCTTACTGATGTCGGCACCACTCTGATGGTGTGGGGGAAGTTCTCTTCTCATACAGCAATACCTCATTATCACTGCCCTGGATGCTAAGTGTTTTCTTGTTCCCTCCATGATGTCCTCTTCTCTCGCCTTGCAGGCATGatgatttcttcttcctcaccGACCCTGAGCACTTCATTGAGACCCACTGGCCAGAGGACCCCGCgtggcagctcctgcagccctccATCTCACGGGAGGACTTTGAGCAGAGAGTGTTTAAAACTTCAGAATTTTTCAGacttcagctctgcctccttTCTCCAAACACTTCCCTCCTCAGAACAGGTAAATAGAAAGCAAGGGGTAAATCCAAGTAATATAAAACCTAGCTTGCGTTTAACAAGTCCAAATTGAGGatgtttctcattaaaaaatggACCATCTgttgatctttgaggtcccttccaatccaagccattctatgatctgtcTATTTTTAAGCACATGTTTAACATCCAGTAGAGCAGAGGAACATATTTAAGCAATTTCTGGAGTCGTGGCCATTGTGATCCTGTGATTAGTAGACTGGGAATTAGGATTCATAAATCATAGCTAATGGAGCCAAATCACTTAGGCCCTTTTGTGCATGGCTTTTCCCCTCTAAATTCGCCAACAGTAGCAAAATAGTTTCACGATACCTGAGACACAATCCTCATTGTGTTCACCAGATGGGGAGGGACACTCCCAGACAAAACACGGCCTGAAACAGTCACGTCCCACATTCTGAAAGGGAGGTGGAGTTGTTTTTCCCTGATGGTAGTTTTCTGATGATCTTTCAGGTCAGATGCATCGTGATtgatatatgtattttttggACACATTTTGTACATCCATTGCCCTGGATGGTTTCATGTGCATATAGATTCCTCCTGCAGTTTAGTTTATCAGCAGAGTCAGACAGGAGATAAAGCTATCTCAGATTGTTGTCAGgcttacagaaaatgaatgtacAGCAAAGCCCACCAGGAGGCTTTTGACTGGGAGGATTTATTGCTTACGCAGGAGAGCAAATCCTCCAACATTTCCAGGACACTGAACACTGCTGAAATGGGCTATTGCTACCTTTGGAGCAGCAAGAAGCCTGCACAAATCCAGTGAAATTGGGAATAGCTGAGAGGTCGGTGATACCTTTATGCAGAGGATTTATGGTGCCTCTCCACTGCAGAAGCTCAGAGCACGCTAGGGAGGGGACTTGGCCTTCTTCTACCAAGGGCCATACAGCGCCAGTGTGGaaagccactttccatcatctatcagcgtTCCTGGTCAAGGGGAGAGGACTCAGAGGATTGtaggcttgccagtgtgactctgATCTACAAGAAAGGTagtaaggaggatctggggaact
Proteins encoded in this window:
- the LOC124417907 gene encoding kyphoscoliosis peptidase-like isoform X1, with amino-acid sequence MSVQAIVPLITAKSQSKLEMVRAIWFWLCHNIEYDVDGFLGLSEKIHMPEQVLQTGRAVCSGYAHLCCEMCREAGLSSVEIPGFSRGPCARGGRQCQQQKSSHMWNAVQLEGQWWFLDACWGAGTVDTESRLFVPRHDDFFFLTDPEHFIETHWPEDPAWQLLQPSISREDFEQRVFKTSEFFRLQLCLLSPNTSLLRTGK